A window of Borrelia sp. A-FGy1 contains these coding sequences:
- the alr gene encoding alanine racemase — translation MNRNKEIIINLKNLEYNLMSIKRHIKSREIIATLKADAYGHGLIEIFNFLKEKGINYFGLFWIDDALKLKKIDKNAKILLYINTDESEVKNLVKFNITPFIADSQYLSLIEKECLRQGKKIKVHLKVDVGMNRYGINIENALALAKKIQDSKSIELEGVCTHLPTTENIKITKEQTEKFICLINKLNQNNITPKFIHVSNSEHTENYTICEKFNMVRPGLILYGYHSNPKRSKNNLHLKPVLSLYSKVIFLKKISKGETVSYSGLFIAKENIQIGLVPVGYFDGIPQNTSNNFYFLIKDRKCPIRGKVCMNITIIEIPKDLKINIGEKVEIVSEKLTLDELSKASGMSNYEIICSIGKHENKKYLY, via the coding sequence ATGAATAGAAATAAAGAAATAATAATAAACTTAAAAAATTTAGAGTATAATTTAATGTCAATCAAGAGACATATTAAAAGTAGAGAAATAATAGCAACTCTTAAAGCTGATGCTTATGGACATGGGCTTATTGAAATATTTAACTTTTTAAAAGAAAAGGGAATAAATTACTTTGGGCTTTTTTGGATAGATGATGCATTAAAACTTAAAAAAATTGACAAAAACGCAAAAATATTACTCTATATCAATACAGATGAAAGCGAAGTAAAAAATCTGGTCAAGTTCAACATTACACCCTTTATTGCTGATTCTCAATACCTATCATTAATAGAAAAAGAATGCTTAAGGCAAGGTAAAAAAATCAAGGTCCATTTAAAAGTTGATGTTGGAATGAATAGATATGGCATTAATATAGAAAATGCTTTAGCCTTAGCTAAGAAAATTCAGGATTCAAAATCCATAGAATTAGAAGGAGTTTGTACTCATCTACCTACAACAGAAAACATAAAAATCACCAAAGAACAAACAGAAAAGTTTATATGTTTAATAAACAAACTTAATCAAAACAACATAACCCCCAAATTTATTCATGTATCCAACTCAGAACACACAGAAAATTACACAATATGTGAAAAATTTAACATGGTAAGACCCGGACTTATTCTATACGGATACCACTCAAATCCAAAGAGATCAAAAAATAATTTACATTTAAAGCCTGTATTAAGTTTATATTCAAAAGTTATCTTTCTCAAAAAGATAAGTAAAGGAGAAACAGTATCGTATTCTGGTCTATTTATCGCAAAAGAAAACATACAAATTGGACTTGTACCTGTTGGATATTTCGATGGTATTCCGCAAAATACATCTAACAATTTTTATTTTCTAATAAAAGATAGAAAATGTCCCATTAGAGGAAAAGTATGCATGAATATAACAATAATTGAAATACCTAAAGATTTAAAAATCAATATAGGAGAAAAAGTAGAAATAGTTTCTGAAAAATTAACTTTAGATGAACTTAGCAAAGCATCTGGCATGAGCAATTATGAAATAATCTGTTCAATTGGAAAACATGAAAACAAAAAATATTTATATTGA
- a CDS encoding calcium/sodium antiporter, with the protein MEYVHFFYVVFSIFLLYFGGEYLLRSSVSIATYFKIPHLLIGVTIVSFSTSAPELFTSLVASFKGKNEIIVSNVIGSNIINMLLALPLTGIFLSIETEFKRLKLSFIILFFLMFLLLVLSFDINYLEFFRMPYYKISSLIILIFFLFYLILFYREEKKYNLVSKEIKEANCDYGIKFLFLNAFALFLGIYFLYLGSKLLVDSSVYIAHNVFNVSEKVIGIILVAFGTSIPEIAVSLFSVVKKETEIAIGNIIGSNIFNIGLILSSSSLVRPVLMNDIYFFDFIIMFSVSLILLLIVKFKGVFSRGPSILFLLLYALYNIFLFVGDCTYCT; encoded by the coding sequence TTGGAATACGTTCATTTTTTTTATGTAGTATTTAGTATATTTTTATTGTATTTTGGTGGAGAATATCTTTTAAGAAGTTCTGTAAGTATTGCCACTTATTTTAAAATTCCTCATCTTTTAATTGGCGTTACTATAGTATCATTCTCAACGAGTGCACCAGAGCTTTTTACAAGTTTAGTAGCATCTTTTAAAGGTAAGAATGAAATTATTGTTTCTAATGTTATTGGAAGTAATATTATTAATATGTTACTTGCACTTCCTTTGACGGGAATCTTTTTGAGTATTGAAACAGAATTTAAAAGACTTAAGCTTTCTTTTATAATTTTATTTTTTTTAATGTTTCTCCTTTTAGTGCTTTCTTTTGATATAAATTATTTAGAATTTTTTAGAATGCCTTATTATAAGATAAGTTCATTAATAATTTTAATTTTCTTTTTATTTTATCTAATTTTATTTTATAGAGAAGAAAAGAAATACAATCTTGTTTCAAAAGAGATAAAAGAAGCTAATTGTGATTATGGTATCAAATTTTTATTTTTAAATGCGTTTGCATTATTTTTAGGTATTTATTTTTTGTATTTGGGTTCAAAATTATTAGTGGATAGCTCAGTCTATATTGCGCACAATGTTTTTAATGTTAGTGAGAAAGTTATTGGGATTATTCTTGTAGCTTTTGGAACTAGTATACCAGAAATTGCAGTTTCTTTATTTTCTGTGGTTAAAAAAGAAACAGAAATTGCTATTGGAAATATTATTGGGAGTAATATATTTAATATTGGATTGATTTTATCTAGTAGTAGTTTGGTAAGACCAGTATTGATGAATGATATTTATTTTTTTGACTTTATTATAATGTTTTCTGTATCTTTAATTTTGTTGTTAATAGTTAAATTTAAAGGAGTTTTTAGTAGGGGTCCTTCTATTCTTTTTTTGCTTTTATATGCTTTATATAATATATTTTTGTTTGTAGGTGACTGTACTTACTGTACTTAG
- a CDS encoding superoxide dismutase: MFKLPELGYDYGALEPYIDAKTMEIHHSKHHNAYTVNLNSALEKTEINYSKGGIESVLKNIQSFPQELQTTIRNNGGGYANHVMYFRILRPGDKDNILENFEEHINTAFGDLDKLKMALKEASMKIFGSGWAWLVLHAKRELQIITKANQDSPLMEGYKPILGIDVWEHAYYLKYQNRRSDYLDSFFKALNWEEVSMVYNEAIE, encoded by the coding sequence ATGTTTAAGTTGCCAGAGCTTGGTTATGATTATGGTGCTTTAGAGCCATATATTGATGCTAAAACAATGGAAATTCATCATAGCAAGCATCATAATGCATACACGGTAAATTTAAATTCTGCCCTTGAGAAGACAGAAATAAATTATTCTAAAGGTGGTATTGAAAGTGTATTAAAAAATATCCAGAGTTTTCCTCAGGAATTGCAAACGACAATAAGAAATAACGGGGGTGGTTATGCTAATCATGTTATGTATTTTAGAATTTTGAGACCAGGAGATAAAGATAATATTTTGGAAAATTTTGAAGAACATATTAATACTGCTTTTGGAGATCTTGACAAACTTAAGATGGCTTTAAAGGAAGCATCTATGAAGATATTTGGGAGTGGTTGGGCATGGTTAGTTCTTCATGCAAAAAGAGAATTACAAATAATAACAAAAGCAAACCAAGACAGTCCTTTGATGGAAGGATATAAGCCTATTTTGGGTATTGATGTCTGGGAGCATGCTTATTATCTTAAATATCAAAATAGAAGATCAGATTATCTTGATTCGTTCTTTAAGGCTTTAAATTGGGAAGAGGTTTCAATGGTGTATAATGAAGCGATAGAATAA
- a CDS encoding S2/P23 family protein — protein sequence MLNKINIKFLILPMLFLLIIGCAFFRKHQKVKLSGEVGIQIGNNKLEFIDGEKYIEKLPVINKSAIVTWKKTKTMPILDKQGKQISNLREKMGYSYVVSPIKMNEELSDTVSLLILIETTQKGDLEYIVENLKLKTAGDNLVIKNSKLLPPEPSGEKGYVTSYPFGKLISDEVRLAFDHTYINGEWNYMIAELTLKNKKSQKLEIYEISLNSKFVHDLLKEVARLHPKIKEIAFDLFDIKTM from the coding sequence ATGTTAAACAAAATAAATATAAAATTCCTTATACTTCCCATGCTATTTTTATTAATAATAGGATGTGCCTTTTTCAGAAAACATCAGAAAGTTAAATTAAGTGGAGAAGTTGGAATACAAATAGGGAACAATAAACTAGAATTCATCGATGGAGAAAAATACATAGAAAAATTACCTGTAATAAATAAAAGTGCAATTGTTACCTGGAAAAAAACAAAAACAATGCCAATTCTTGATAAACAAGGAAAACAAATTTCCAATCTTAGGGAAAAGATGGGCTATTCTTATGTAGTTTCTCCTATTAAGATGAATGAAGAATTAAGCGATACTGTATCTCTTTTAATTCTTATTGAAACAACTCAAAAAGGTGACCTAGAATACATAGTTGAAAATTTAAAACTAAAAACAGCAGGTGATAACCTAGTAATTAAAAACTCCAAATTACTCCCACCTGAGCCATCAGGGGAAAAAGGCTATGTAACATCCTATCCCTTTGGAAAACTAATAAGCGATGAAGTTAGATTGGCCTTTGACCATACATATATAAATGGAGAATGGAACTATATGATTGCTGAACTAACTTTAAAAAATAAAAAGAGTCAAAAATTAGAAATATATGAAATATCCTTAAACTCAAAATTTGTACATGATCTATTAAAAGAAGTAGCAAGATTGCATCCAAAAATTAAAGAAATAGCTTTTGATTTATTCGATATCAAAACAATGTGA
- the secA gene encoding preprotein translocase subunit SecA produces MLKAIFETAFGSKIKRDLKNYLPALRNINKLESWALSLSDEDFSSETQKFKNELNEGKTLENILERAFALSREAARRRLKERPYDVQIISGLALHQGKIIEMKTGEGKTLSSVQAAYLNSLTGDGVIIVTVNDYLAERDSNWMKPVFDLLGVSVGVVLSKMDYDRRKLEYRKDITYVTNNELGFDYLRDNMRFDLAQKSLRNFNYCIIDEIDSILIDEARTPLIISGSTEGDTKAYLEVNSLVPLLKECSKDPKTGDYPLEIDEFDGDYTIDEKSKRISFTVNGLNNLEKILVSKGIIKGSMYVDSNFNYVHYMTQALKAHLLFLKDREYIVGKSGVEIVDEFTGRILTGRRYSDGLHQAIEAKEGVRVASENKTMATITFQNLFRMFKKISGMTGTADTEAKEFHRIYNLDVVVVPTNRLVSRIDEDDVIYYTEEFKFNAITDEVYEAYKKGQPVLIGTVSIEKSEILSNMFKNKGIRHEVLNAKNHSREALIIAEAGAKHSVTIATNMAGRGTDIKLGGNLEHRVRKKIGTEESLEEFQRAVREEREIYIKDYEEVKELGGLYVIGSERHESRRIDNQLRGRSGRQGDPGRSRFYVSLEDDLMRLFAGDSLRSLMGKLGMATGEPIAHSLLTRSLVNAQKRVEDRNFEIRKHLLEYDDVITKHREFIYAQRDSILADDNIKERLLLCLREYLDFLFDDKGKGDIVTGAVLSEVNSIFAYMMENIGSVEGIGILDLKEKLIKIAKANLDEKEDLVGPELLNEFLRYEYLRNIDFKFQEHLANLDSLRESVYLRSYANKNPITEYKEEGFLIFSELVKDIKVETLRRTLQMKVDIDSSSYKNKPLKKISATHKKFADLVSGEGDNHRGVQIVRSSPKIGRNEPCHCGSGKKYKNCHGKG; encoded by the coding sequence ATGTTAAAAGCGATATTTGAAACAGCCTTTGGTTCAAAAATTAAGAGAGATTTGAAAAATTATCTTCCTGCTTTAAGAAATATTAATAAGCTTGAATCTTGGGCACTTTCTTTGTCAGACGAAGACTTTAGTAGCGAAACACAGAAATTTAAAAATGAACTTAATGAGGGTAAAACTTTAGAAAATATACTAGAAAGAGCTTTTGCGCTCTCTAGAGAAGCTGCTAGGAGACGTCTCAAAGAGAGACCTTATGATGTTCAAATTATTTCAGGACTTGCGCTTCATCAGGGGAAAATAATAGAGATGAAGACGGGTGAGGGTAAAACCCTGTCTTCTGTGCAGGCTGCATATCTTAATAGTTTAACGGGTGATGGTGTTATTATTGTTACTGTTAATGATTATCTTGCTGAGCGTGATTCAAATTGGATGAAACCAGTTTTTGATCTTTTGGGAGTTAGTGTTGGTGTTGTACTTTCTAAAATGGATTATGACAGAAGGAAATTGGAATATCGCAAAGATATTACTTATGTTACAAATAATGAACTTGGGTTTGATTATTTAAGAGATAATATGCGTTTTGATTTAGCACAGAAATCTTTAAGAAATTTTAATTATTGTATCATTGATGAAATTGATTCTATTTTAATTGATGAAGCTAGAACTCCTTTAATTATTTCAGGTTCTACTGAAGGAGACACTAAAGCTTATCTTGAAGTTAACTCTTTAGTGCCTCTTTTAAAGGAATGTTCTAAAGATCCAAAAACAGGGGACTATCCTTTAGAAATTGATGAATTTGATGGAGATTATACTATTGATGAAAAAAGCAAGAGAATATCTTTCACGGTAAATGGATTAAATAATCTTGAGAAAATTTTGGTTTCAAAAGGAATAATTAAGGGATCTATGTATGTTGATTCTAATTTTAATTATGTTCACTATATGACCCAAGCCTTAAAAGCTCATTTGCTTTTTTTAAAAGACAGAGAATATATTGTTGGAAAATCTGGAGTTGAGATTGTTGATGAGTTTACGGGTCGTATTTTAACAGGACGAAGATATTCTGATGGATTACATCAGGCTATTGAAGCTAAAGAGGGAGTTAGGGTTGCTAGTGAAAATAAAACTATGGCAACAATTACATTTCAGAATTTGTTTAGAATGTTTAAGAAGATTTCTGGGATGACAGGTACTGCTGATACAGAAGCTAAAGAATTTCATAGAATATATAACCTTGATGTTGTAGTTGTTCCTACAAATAGACTGGTGTCCCGAATAGATGAGGATGACGTTATTTATTATACTGAAGAATTTAAGTTTAATGCAATTACTGATGAAGTTTATGAAGCTTATAAGAAGGGACAACCTGTTCTTATTGGTACTGTTTCTATTGAAAAATCTGAAATTTTGTCAAACATGTTTAAAAATAAGGGAATTAGGCATGAGGTTCTTAATGCAAAGAATCATTCCCGTGAAGCTTTAATTATTGCTGAAGCTGGCGCAAAACATTCTGTTACAATTGCTACTAATATGGCAGGCAGGGGTACTGACATTAAACTTGGAGGTAACCTTGAGCATAGAGTTCGTAAAAAGATTGGAACAGAAGAAAGTCTTGAGGAATTTCAAAGGGCTGTTCGCGAAGAAAGGGAAATATATATTAAGGATTATGAAGAAGTGAAGGAACTTGGTGGGCTTTATGTTATTGGTAGTGAAAGACATGAATCAAGAAGAATAGATAATCAACTTAGAGGAAGAAGTGGAAGGCAAGGAGATCCGGGACGCTCAAGGTTTTATGTATCTCTTGAGGATGATTTAATGCGTCTTTTTGCAGGCGATAGTTTGAGATCATTAATGGGGAAGCTTGGGATGGCTACAGGAGAACCTATTGCACATTCTTTACTAACTAGGTCCTTAGTCAATGCGCAAAAGAGGGTAGAAGATAGGAATTTTGAAATTAGAAAACATCTTCTGGAATATGATGATGTTATAACAAAACATAGGGAGTTCATTTATGCTCAAAGAGATTCAATTCTTGCTGATGATAATATTAAGGAACGCCTTCTTCTTTGTTTAAGGGAATACCTTGATTTTTTGTTTGATGATAAGGGGAAAGGTGATATTGTTACGGGTGCTGTATTAAGTGAAGTAAATTCAATTTTTGCCTACATGATGGAGAATATTGGATCTGTTGAGGGCATTGGTATTTTAGATTTAAAAGAAAAATTAATAAAAATTGCAAAAGCCAATTTGGATGAAAAGGAAGATTTAGTTGGCCCCGAGCTTTTGAATGAATTTTTAAGGTATGAATATTTAAGGAATATTGATTTTAAATTTCAGGAACATCTTGCAAATCTTGATTCTTTAAGAGAATCTGTTTATCTTAGATCTTATGCTAACAAAAATCCTATTACTGAATACAAGGAAGAGGGATTTTTAATTTTTAGTGAGCTTGTTAAAGATATTAAAGTTGAGACTTTGAGACGAACTTTACAGATGAAAGTTGATATTGATTCTAGTAGTTATAAAAATAAGCCCCTTAAAAAAATAAGCGCTACTCATAAAAAATTTGCAGATTTAGTTTCTGGAGAAGGAGATAATCATAGAGGAGTACAAATAGTTAGAAGTAGCCCAAAGATTGGTAGAAATGAGCCTTGTCACTGTGGAAGTGGCAAAAAGTATAAGAATTGTCATGGAAAAGGTTAA
- a CDS encoding putative glycoside hydrolase, whose translation MKFNIHRIFFYLIYFLLFFHLYSLEETEYFKNNDLFFVHEGALYKKHNNTVFKVDPKGLETRWIYPFTKPVPKRITSVYEDFYSSNALLTTSDSVYFSHNYFKSFIKLFGRDKFNKNSYITSSALSQGENKHIAIGTSNSGIYLSVNGNLNFKSLNYLIPKTYLGAGYYDIISAIEFSRNNQGELYCSYGIYGDIILINVALGIVKKIEFPFKKQIVRIIDLSHSKKEKLLVRTYDNYFYSYSDGKWTFDSQFSIYMGDSFAKSNRMTLASNKGAIYLTAYTLKDKSAVDARFEFIRNLGMNAVIIDFKDDTGMLTYSSELVMPNKIKAVKNLIDVPYILKKARDFGIYVIARIVVFKDKKLYSYNNFEYALWDKANNQPWANIIRIDDGDSYKYIQKEHWVDLFLKDTWEYNISIAKEIQSLGINEIQFDYIRFPTDGPISLISSRFSKYNMRAIDAIESFLIMARENISIPISIDIYGNNGWFITNSIGQNISMISDYVDVISPMFYPSHYTNDFLNDELYYTTRAYKIYKEGSNRAAVFSFNKAVIRPYVQAFLLGQERYVSKEIYLGYFSNQLRGIKESLGNGFSLWNASNVYYMVKNNLSEFLPN comes from the coding sequence ATGAAGTTTAATATACATAGGATATTTTTTTACCTAATTTATTTTTTATTGTTCTTTCATTTATATTCGTTAGAAGAGACTGAGTATTTTAAGAATAATGATTTATTTTTTGTACATGAAGGTGCATTGTACAAGAAACACAATAATACAGTATTTAAGGTTGATCCAAAAGGGCTTGAGACTAGATGGATATATCCTTTTACAAAGCCTGTTCCTAAAAGAATAACCTCGGTTTATGAGGACTTTTATTCATCAAATGCTCTTTTAACAACAAGTGATTCTGTTTATTTTTCTCATAATTATTTTAAGAGCTTTATAAAATTATTTGGAAGAGATAAGTTTAATAAAAATTCTTATATTACATCAAGTGCATTATCTCAAGGAGAAAATAAGCATATTGCTATTGGAACTTCTAATAGCGGAATTTATTTGAGTGTGAATGGTAATTTGAATTTTAAAAGCTTGAATTATTTAATTCCTAAAACCTATTTAGGCGCTGGTTATTATGATATTATAAGTGCAATAGAATTTTCTAGAAATAATCAAGGTGAATTGTATTGCTCCTATGGAATTTATGGAGATATCATCTTAATTAATGTTGCTTTAGGGATTGTTAAAAAAATAGAGTTTCCTTTTAAGAAGCAGATAGTTCGAATTATTGATTTATCTCATTCAAAAAAAGAAAAATTGTTAGTTAGAACTTATGATAACTATTTTTATTCTTATTCTGATGGTAAATGGACTTTTGATAGTCAATTTTCTATTTATATGGGCGATTCTTTTGCAAAATCAAATAGGATGACCCTTGCTTCTAATAAAGGCGCTATTTATTTAACGGCCTATACTCTCAAAGATAAATCTGCTGTTGATGCTAGATTTGAATTTATAAGAAATTTAGGTATGAATGCTGTTATAATTGATTTTAAAGATGATACTGGCATGCTGACTTATTCAAGTGAACTAGTCATGCCAAATAAGATAAAGGCAGTTAAAAATTTAATAGATGTACCCTATATCTTAAAGAAGGCGAGAGACTTTGGCATATATGTTATTGCTAGAATTGTTGTATTTAAAGATAAAAAACTTTATTCTTACAATAATTTTGAGTATGCTCTTTGGGATAAGGCAAATAATCAACCTTGGGCAAATATAATAAGGATTGATGATGGTGATTCTTATAAATATATTCAAAAGGAGCATTGGGTAGATTTATTCTTAAAAGATACATGGGAGTATAATATATCTATTGCAAAAGAAATTCAGTCTCTTGGAATTAATGAAATTCAGTTTGATTATATTAGATTTCCAACAGATGGGCCTATTTCTCTTATATCTTCAAGATTTAGTAAGTATAATATGAGAGCAATTGATGCTATTGAATCTTTTTTAATTATGGCTAGGGAAAATATTTCTATTCCTATTTCTATTGACATTTATGGAAATAATGGATGGTTTATTACAAATAGTATTGGACAAAATATTTCTATGATTTCAGATTATGTTGATGTTATTTCTCCAATGTTTTATCCTTCTCACTATACTAATGATTTCTTAAATGATGAATTGTATTACACTACTCGTGCCTATAAGATTTATAAGGAAGGTAGCAATAGGGCTGCTGTGTTTTCTTTTAATAAAGCTGTAATTAGGCCTTATGTTCAAGCTTTTTTGCTTGGACAAGAACGATATGTGAGTAAAGAAATATATTTAGGATATTTTTCTAATCAGTTAAGAGGGATTAAGGAATCCTTAGGCAATGGATTTAGCCTTTGGAATGCATCTAACGTTTATTATATGGTTAAGAATAATTTAAGTGAATTTTTGCCTAATTGA